A segment of the Streptococcus dysgalactiae subsp. dysgalactiae genome:
GACCGGTTTTGGAACATTTAAAAAGGCCTAATCCATTAGTTTTAACTCTAATATCATGTCACGAATTTGAGCAGCCATTTCAAAATCAAGTAATTCAGCTGCTTCTTGCATCTGCTTCTGTAAGGTTTTAATAGCTTCTTTTCGCTCAGAACGAGACATGGTTTCATAGTCCACTGCAGTTTCTGCGACATCAGACTCCGCTGCTTTGCTGATACTGATAAGATCTCTGATATCCTTTTTGATGGTTTGTGGGATAATCCCATGTGTTTCATTATAAGCCATTTGAATCTCACGACGACGAGCCGTTTCATCGATAGCCCGTTGCATCGATTCCGTGACCTTATCAGCATACATAATGACATGTCCATCTGCATTCCGGGCTGCTCGTCCAATAGTCTGAATCAAACCACGCTCGTTACGGAGGAAGCCTTCCTTATCCGCATCCAAAATGGCGACAAGACTAACTTCTGGCACATCAATTCCCTCACGCAGTAAGTTGATTCCAATAAGTACATCAAAGACACCTAACCTCAAATCACGGATAATTTCTGTCCGTTCTAAGGTCTTTATGTCGCTATGCATATATTTGACCTTGACACCCATTTCTTTTAGATAGTCTGTCAGATCTTCTGCCATTTTTTTCGTCAGTGTTGTGATAAAGGTCCGCTCACCACGTTCAACACGCTGATTGATTTCTCCCAATAGGTCATCCATTTGCCCCATACTTGGTCGCACATCTATTTCAGGATCAAGCAAGCCCGTTGGACGAATGATTTGTTCCACAATCGTATCTGTCTGCTCCATTTCATAGTCACCTGGAGTAGCAGAAACATACACGATTTGGTGCACATGGCTTTCAAACTCTTCCCGCCTTAAAGGACGATTATCCAAAGCAGAGGGCAACCTAAACCCATAGTCAACTAGCATTTGTTTTCTGGCTTGGTCACCATTATACATGCCTTTAATCTGTCCCATTGTCATATGACTTTCATCAATCATAATCAAAAAATCTTCTGGGAAGAAGTCTAATAATGTATAAGGGGGTTCTCCTGCTGCTCGACCATCCATATGGCGAGAATAGTTTTCAACACCGTTAGTGTAACCCATCTCCCTTAACATTTCAATGTCATACTCAGTTCTTTGGCGTAATCGCTGCGCTTCCAATAATTTGCCTTCAGTTTCAAAAACCTTCAACTGTTCTTCCAGTTCAGCTTGAATCTTAGCAATGGATTGTTCCATGTGTTCATCATTGGTAACAAAGTGAGTAGCAGGAAACAGAATCAAATGGTCTACTTCTCCTATGGTTTTACCAGTCAAACTTTCAATTTCTCGAATACGATCAATCTCATCTCCAAAAAATTCTATCCGAAAGGCATGTTCATCTCTTGAAGCGGGAAAAACTTCAACCACATCCCCGCGAACTCGAAAACGGCCACGTTGAAAGTCAATATCGTTACGCTCAAACTGAATATCCACCAGCTGGTTAAGCAGTTGATCCCTAGAAATTTCTTGTCCAGGTCTGAGGCTCACTGCTGAATCAGCATACTCTTTTGGAGAACCCAGTCCGTAAATACATGAGACCGAAGCCACTACAATAACATCATTACGCTCCAATAAGGCTGAGGTTGCAGAATGACGAAGTTTATCAATCTCATCATTGACAGAGCTGTCTTTTTCGATATAGGTGTCGCTTGATGGCACATAGGCTTCCGGTTGGTAGTAATCATAATAGGAAACAAAATATTCCACAGCATTATCAGGGAAAAATTCCTTGAACTCTCCATAAAGCTGTCCCGCTAAGGTTTTATTGTGAGCAATCACTAAGGTCGGTTTATTAACCTTGTTAATGACCTGACTCATGGTATAGGTCTTTCCCGTCCCAGTAGCACCCAAAAGAATCTGAGCTTTTTCTCCGCCTTTAATATTGTCTACTAAGGTCTCAATAGCTTGGGGTTGGTCGCCAGATGGCTCATATTTTGAAACCAAATGAAAAGGTTTGTTATCACGTTTATCAATCATTTCATTATCCTCGATTGTCTCTCTTACTTCCATTTTATCATATCCCAGAAAGAAACGTCTGATAAAAACTCCCCAAACCTTCCACACTAATGTTAGGTTTTATGACATGAAAAACTAGACTTATTGCCTT
Coding sequences within it:
- the uvrB gene encoding excinuclease ABC subunit UvrB; its protein translation is MIDKRDNKPFHLVSKYEPSGDQPQAIETLVDNIKGGEKAQILLGATGTGKTYTMSQVINKVNKPTLVIAHNKTLAGQLYGEFKEFFPDNAVEYFVSYYDYYQPEAYVPSSDTYIEKDSSVNDEIDKLRHSATSALLERNDVIVVASVSCIYGLGSPKEYADSAVSLRPGQEISRDQLLNQLVDIQFERNDIDFQRGRFRVRGDVVEVFPASRDEHAFRIEFFGDEIDRIREIESLTGKTIGEVDHLILFPATHFVTNDEHMEQSIAKIQAELEEQLKVFETEGKLLEAQRLRQRTEYDIEMLREMGYTNGVENYSRHMDGRAAGEPPYTLLDFFPEDFLIMIDESHMTMGQIKGMYNGDQARKQMLVDYGFRLPSALDNRPLRREEFESHVHQIVYVSATPGDYEMEQTDTIVEQIIRPTGLLDPEIDVRPSMGQMDDLLGEINQRVERGERTFITTLTKKMAEDLTDYLKEMGVKVKYMHSDIKTLERTEIIRDLRLGVFDVLIGINLLREGIDVPEVSLVAILDADKEGFLRNERGLIQTIGRAARNADGHVIMYADKVTESMQRAIDETARRREIQMAYNETHGIIPQTIKKDIRDLISISKAAESDVAETAVDYETMSRSERKEAIKTLQKQMQEAAELLDFEMAAQIRDMILELKLMD